One Gelria sp. Kuro-4 DNA segment encodes these proteins:
- a CDS encoding response regulator transcription factor: MRLLVVEDEPDLARVVVRRLKEAGYAVDLARDGEEALDFLAAVRYDCVILDQLLPKQDGRSVLKALRSRGDNTPVLILTALDALEDKVKGLDAGADDYLTKPFAFEELLARVRALLRRSGEEHRGPILTVADLELNTVTHQVTRDGQEIKLTAKEYALLEYLMRHPNQVLSRSQIAEHVWDYDFTGLSNVVDVYIRYLRRKVDDGFEPKLIQTVRGTGYQLRAPE; this comes from the coding sequence GTGCGCCTGTTGGTGGTCGAAGACGAGCCCGATCTCGCCCGGGTGGTCGTTCGCCGTCTCAAGGAAGCAGGCTACGCTGTGGACCTGGCAAGGGACGGAGAGGAAGCGCTCGATTTTCTCGCGGCCGTGCGCTACGACTGCGTCATCTTGGACCAGCTGCTGCCGAAACAGGACGGCCGCAGCGTCCTCAAAGCGCTGCGCAGCCGTGGCGACAACACGCCCGTTTTAATCCTCACCGCCCTCGACGCGCTGGAAGACAAGGTGAAGGGACTGGACGCCGGGGCGGACGACTACCTCACCAAGCCCTTCGCCTTTGAGGAGCTCCTGGCGCGCGTGCGCGCGCTCCTTAGGCGTAGCGGCGAGGAACACCGGGGCCCCATTTTAACGGTAGCCGACCTGGAGCTCAATACGGTGACACACCAGGTAACGCGTGACGGACAGGAGATTAAGCTTACGGCCAAGGAATACGCCCTGCTCGAGTACCTCATGCGTCACCCCAATCAGGTCTTGAGCCGGAGCCAGATTGCCGAGCACGTTTGGGATTACGACTTTACAGGCCTCTCCAACGTGGTGGACGTTTACATCCGCTATCTGCGCCGCAAGGTGGATGACGGGTTCGAACCCAAGCTCATCCAAACAGTGCGCGGTACTGGTTACCAGTTGAGGGCGCCGGAATGA
- a CDS encoding methionine ABC transporter permease produces MVGLSLAIALAAGVPLGVLLVVTAPEHLLPRPRLNAVLGAVVNAGRSIPFIILLFLLMPVTKLLVGVAIGTRGAIVPLAAAAIPFVARVVESALKEVDPGVVEAAQAMGASPAQIIFKVLLPEAWPALLLGFTLTAINLVGYSAMAGAIGGGGLGDIAIRYGYQRFRDDVLLETVVILIALVQVAQSAGNWLARRAAKDQRGFSA; encoded by the coding sequence ATGGTCGGCCTTTCCTTGGCTATCGCCCTGGCCGCTGGGGTACCCCTGGGGGTGCTGCTGGTGGTGACGGCACCGGAGCACCTGCTGCCCCGGCCCCGGCTTAACGCCGTCCTGGGGGCCGTGGTCAACGCTGGGCGCTCCATCCCTTTTATCATCCTTCTCTTTCTCCTTATGCCCGTCACCAAACTCCTGGTCGGTGTCGCCATCGGCACCCGCGGGGCCATCGTCCCCCTGGCGGCGGCCGCCATCCCCTTTGTGGCGCGCGTGGTGGAGAGCGCGCTCAAGGAGGTGGATCCGGGCGTGGTGGAAGCGGCGCAGGCCATGGGCGCCTCACCGGCCCAGATCATTTTCAAGGTGCTTCTCCCGGAGGCCTGGCCGGCGCTCCTTCTGGGATTCACCCTCACGGCGATCAACCTGGTGGGTTACTCGGCCATGGCGGGAGCCATCGGAGGAGGTGGTTTAGGGGACATCGCCATCCGTTACGGCTACCAAAGATTCCGTGACGATGTGCTCTTAGAGACCGTCGTCATCCTGATCGCTCTGGTACAGGTTGCCCAGTCGGCCGGCAACTGGCTGGCCCGGCGGGCGGCCAAAGATCAAAGGGGGTTCAGTGCATGA
- a CDS encoding cell wall metabolism sensor histidine kinase WalK, producing MMLKKLRALAGAALRLLERNLTISARLTLWFSMLLTVVLAFFSSVVYLTLDRGGKAEVATLVATHAQQVLAQVEVEDGHPRVSEPIHLAPSGTQVALYDGRGNRLLGEAVPGVLPEKMGVPPTGSQPQHLEVHGQGWFVVTLPVEDGGRVIAWVRAARTTQGVEATSHRFLFLLLAAAPPFLLVGALGGLFISRRALGAIDRITRTARAIGQGNLSERVRVPSANDEVGHLAQTFNEMLGRLEAAFERQRQFTADASHELRTPLAVVAAQTEDALHLPALPPEARAALTTIQAETQRMAKLIAQLLFLARSDSSRLGLEYEELDLAALVRDVAAELAAAAAAKGLEFKVEAPSSLTFWGDQTQLTRLLINLVENAIKYTYRGQVRVRLTAQEGGIVLAVADTGPGIPPEALPHIFERFYRLDKARSRANGGTGLGLAIARWIVTAHGGRIDVQSQVGRGTTFTVWLPPGS from the coding sequence ATGATGCTGAAAAAATTGCGCGCCCTGGCCGGCGCCGCACTGCGTCTTCTGGAACGGAACCTTACCATCAGTGCCCGCCTAACCCTCTGGTTCTCGATGCTCTTGACAGTCGTCTTAGCTTTTTTCAGTTCTGTGGTCTACCTCACCTTGGACCGTGGCGGGAAGGCGGAAGTGGCAACCCTGGTCGCAACCCACGCCCAACAGGTTTTAGCCCAGGTGGAGGTGGAAGACGGCCACCCCCGCGTTTCAGAACCCATTCACCTGGCACCTTCCGGCACACAGGTGGCATTATACGATGGACGCGGCAACCGGCTCCTGGGCGAGGCGGTCCCGGGCGTCTTACCAGAGAAAATGGGGGTACCCCCCACCGGTTCGCAACCCCAGCACTTAGAAGTTCACGGCCAGGGCTGGTTTGTGGTCACCCTGCCGGTAGAGGACGGTGGCCGGGTAATCGCCTGGGTGCGGGCGGCACGCACCACCCAAGGCGTGGAAGCAACCAGCCACCGTTTTCTGTTCCTCCTCCTGGCGGCGGCACCCCCGTTTCTCCTGGTGGGTGCGCTCGGCGGGCTCTTTATCAGCCGGCGCGCCCTGGGCGCCATCGACCGGATCACCCGAACGGCCCGGGCCATCGGACAGGGCAACCTGTCCGAACGGGTCAGGGTTCCCAGCGCCAATGACGAAGTAGGCCATCTGGCCCAAACCTTCAATGAAATGCTAGGCCGCCTGGAAGCAGCCTTTGAACGCCAGCGCCAGTTTACGGCCGATGCCTCGCACGAGCTGCGCACGCCGCTGGCGGTGGTGGCTGCACAAACAGAGGATGCCCTGCACCTGCCCGCGCTGCCTCCAGAGGCCAGGGCCGCCCTGACCACCATTCAAGCGGAAACCCAGCGCATGGCCAAACTTATCGCCCAGCTGCTTTTTTTGGCCCGCAGTGACAGCTCCCGCCTGGGGCTGGAGTACGAAGAGTTGGACCTGGCCGCGCTGGTACGCGATGTAGCGGCGGAACTGGCCGCTGCGGCTGCAGCCAAGGGCCTGGAGTTCAAGGTTGAGGCCCCGTCCTCCCTTACCTTTTGGGGCGATCAAACACAGCTCACGCGGCTCCTCATTAACCTGGTGGAAAACGCCATCAAGTACACGTACCGGGGACAGGTCAGGGTGCGGCTTACGGCCCAGGAAGGCGGGATTGTCCTGGCCGTAGCAGACACCGGGCCCGGGATCCCGCCGGAGGCCCTGCCGCACATTTTTGAGCGCTTTTACCGGTTGGACAAGGCGCGTTCCCGGGCAAACGGCGGAACCGGCCTGGGCCTGGCCATCGCGCGCTGGATCGTCACCGCCCACGGCGGCCGTATCGACGTTCAGAGCCAGGTAGGGCGCGGCACCACCTTTACCGTTTGGCTGCCGCCGGGCTCTTGA
- a CDS encoding VOC family protein produces MNLGITGFEHVAVQVADLERSLAFYTATLGLTLRERSEIPQRGLRKALIAVGTGQIELLEYQDKAVPAADGPVAHLALTVTDIAAALAALKRAGVRLEDEAPRAVGGGCQIAFLRGPDGEHIELFQPVRA; encoded by the coding sequence ATGAACCTTGGCATCACCGGCTTTGAGCACGTGGCGGTGCAGGTGGCCGACCTGGAGCGTTCGCTGGCCTTTTACACCGCGACGTTGGGGCTTACCCTGCGCGAACGGAGCGAGATTCCGCAGCGGGGCCTGCGCAAGGCTCTCATCGCTGTGGGGACGGGGCAGATTGAACTCCTGGAGTACCAGGATAAGGCGGTGCCCGCTGCCGACGGGCCGGTGGCGCACCTGGCGCTCACCGTGACGGACATCGCTGCTGCACTGGCGGCCCTTAAGCGTGCCGGTGTCCGGCTGGAGGACGAAGCGCCGCGCGCTGTGGGGGGTGGCTGCCAGATTGCGTTTCTACGGGGCCCGGACGGCGAACACATTGAGCTGTTCCAACCCGTCCGGGCGTAA
- a CDS encoding DUF134 domain-containing protein translates to MPRPKKCRRVEFLPTVTVFKPAGVRRCGLEEIVLTVEELEAIRLKDQEGLEQEECAARMQVSRPTFQRILTSARAKVARMLTGGLALRVEGGTYELAGRRRRCRRCQGEFAAPARPASPADEALCPTCRDDDREGPPAPDGRHRRHRRLRRRPMVTPEAPSPAEPPGDESEDTSQR, encoded by the coding sequence GTGCCACGGCCGAAAAAATGCCGCCGCGTGGAGTTTCTTCCCACGGTAACAGTCTTTAAGCCGGCAGGAGTACGCCGCTGCGGCCTGGAAGAAATAGTGCTTACCGTGGAAGAACTGGAAGCCATCCGCCTGAAAGACCAGGAAGGGCTGGAGCAGGAAGAGTGTGCTGCACGCATGCAGGTCTCCCGCCCCACCTTCCAGCGTATTCTCACCTCGGCCCGTGCCAAGGTCGCCCGTATGCTCACGGGCGGGTTGGCCCTGCGGGTGGAAGGCGGGACGTACGAACTTGCGGGGCGGCGCCGGCGCTGCCGCCGCTGCCAGGGTGAATTTGCCGCGCCCGCCCGCCCTGCCTCTCCGGCGGACGAGGCCCTTTGCCCCACGTGCCGGGACGACGACCGCGAAGGTCCCCCCGCGCCGGACGGCCGGCACCGGCGCCACCGTCGCCTCCGGCGGCGGCCAATGGTCACGCCCGAAGCCCCCTCCCCCGCTGAACCGCCCGGCGACGAATCGGAAGACACCTCCCAGCGCTAA
- a CDS encoding PepSY domain-containing protein codes for MMWFATAKKAAVPLLGATLVFSYVSASGTAAAKPPAAPAAAVQEVEQKLPEIKGSIFLGRAAHDTAKAQEAEHPAAKEDAPDPALAAKAKLSPARAEAAALQAYPGAKVVKTELGDENGYLVYQVELTAKTGESLDVKVDAGSGRVLAQEKDAGGETEQEKLESEKSGAEADTDNIQVEQEGEFQN; via the coding sequence ATGATGTGGTTCGCGACGGCCAAAAAGGCCGCTGTACCTCTTCTGGGTGCCACGCTGGTATTTAGCTACGTGAGCGCCAGCGGCACCGCAGCAGCCAAACCCCCGGCCGCACCGGCGGCAGCGGTGCAGGAGGTTGAGCAAAAACTCCCCGAAATCAAGGGCTCTATTTTCCTGGGGCGGGCGGCGCATGATACCGCCAAAGCTCAGGAGGCTGAGCATCCAGCAGCCAAGGAAGACGCACCTGATCCGGCCCTGGCCGCGAAAGCCAAGCTCAGCCCCGCCCGGGCCGAAGCGGCGGCCCTCCAGGCCTACCCCGGAGCCAAGGTGGTTAAGACTGAGTTGGGGGATGAGAATGGGTACCTGGTTTACCAGGTGGAACTCACCGCTAAGACTGGTGAGTCCCTGGATGTTAAGGTAGACGCCGGGAGTGGCCGGGTCCTAGCCCAGGAAAAGGATGCCGGCGGCGAAACCGAGCAGGAAAAGCTGGAAAGCGAGAAGTCCGGTGCCGAAGCCGACACGGACAACATCCAGGTGGAACAAGAAGGCGAGTTTCAAAACTGA
- a CDS encoding PH domain-containing protein — MKREYPVFLAENRSVAHLLNYVLLVLLFWQAWRNRASELGFVVWGSLAFALLLDLLQRALTVYTLAEGRLKVRQAWRGASIPVDEIKEIRSCPGGRNLPRGPKLRAAITMSNLLAIRWGPKEKERWAIISPSAELVHLIRRAKKKK, encoded by the coding sequence GTGAAGCGGGAGTATCCGGTGTTTTTGGCGGAGAATCGGAGCGTGGCGCACCTACTGAACTACGTTTTGCTGGTGCTGCTTTTCTGGCAGGCCTGGAGGAACCGCGCCTCGGAGCTGGGCTTTGTGGTGTGGGGATCGCTGGCGTTTGCGCTGCTCCTGGACCTTCTGCAGCGCGCCTTGACGGTGTACACCCTGGCGGAGGGGCGGCTTAAGGTGCGGCAGGCCTGGCGGGGGGCGAGCATCCCGGTGGACGAGATCAAGGAAATCCGTTCTTGCCCGGGCGGGCGCAACCTGCCCCGGGGTCCCAAACTACGGGCCGCCATCACCATGAGCAACCTCCTCGCCATCCGCTGGGGACCGAAGGAGAAGGAACGCTGGGCCATCATCAGCCCTTCCGCGGAGCTGGTGCACCTTATCCGGCGGGCCAAGAAGAAAAAGTAG